A single genomic interval of Bradyrhizobium sp. sBnM-33 harbors:
- a CDS encoding LLM class flavin-dependent oxidoreductase, giving the protein MKLGFFTMPIHPVDKDWRLSLQEDREAFLLADELGYTEGYVGEHTTDRAENITSCIAFIAWLAAATSKIKLGTGTVNMPNAHPAAIAASIAMLDHMLDGRLIFGISPGGLLSDAEVFGNLEADRNAMFLEAINQVLQIWASEPPYNLQGQFWSISVQKSLIEDIGQGFIPRPLQRPHPPIVVTAVAPFSKGVTEAAARGWDPISANFLMPAWVKSHWPKYEEGCERAGRPADAANWRVAKSVFVAKDAATAKAYATDPNGPYVYYYRSLLTKLKRSGRIELFKTRRDQPDDEVTLGSICDKLIIHGTPDSVADQLLAFQEETGPFGTLLYAGKDWKDRELGRQSMVLMAEQVMPRINAAASGDSKAAE; this is encoded by the coding sequence ATGAAGCTTGGGTTCTTTACGATGCCGATCCATCCCGTCGACAAGGATTGGCGGCTTTCGCTCCAGGAGGATCGAGAGGCTTTCCTGCTGGCCGATGAACTCGGGTATACCGAGGGCTATGTCGGTGAGCACACCACGGACAGAGCCGAGAACATCACGTCGTGCATCGCATTCATTGCATGGCTGGCTGCGGCAACAAGCAAGATCAAGCTTGGCACCGGCACCGTCAACATGCCGAACGCTCATCCGGCGGCGATTGCAGCCTCGATAGCGATGCTCGATCACATGCTCGACGGGCGACTGATCTTCGGCATCAGCCCGGGCGGCCTGCTATCGGACGCGGAAGTGTTCGGCAATCTCGAGGCGGACAGGAATGCCATGTTCCTTGAGGCGATCAATCAGGTGCTTCAGATCTGGGCCAGCGAGCCGCCCTATAATCTGCAAGGCCAGTTCTGGAGCATATCGGTGCAGAAGAGTCTGATCGAAGACATCGGCCAGGGCTTCATTCCGCGCCCACTGCAGCGGCCGCACCCTCCGATCGTGGTCACTGCGGTGGCGCCGTTCTCAAAAGGCGTGACGGAAGCCGCCGCGCGTGGCTGGGATCCGATCTCGGCAAACTTCCTGATGCCGGCCTGGGTGAAGAGCCATTGGCCGAAATACGAAGAGGGATGCGAACGCGCCGGCCGTCCTGCGGATGCAGCGAATTGGCGCGTTGCGAAGAGCGTGTTCGTAGCCAAGGACGCAGCTACCGCAAAGGCTTATGCCACCGATCCAAACGGACCTTATGTCTACTACTATCGCTCGTTGCTTACCAAGCTGAAGCGGAGCGGTCGCATCGAACTATTCAAGACCCGCCGCGATCAGCCGGACGATGAGGTGACGCTGGGGTCGATCTGCGACAAACTGATCATTCATGGCACGCCGGACAGCGTGGCAGATCAACTGCTGGCTTTTCAGGAGGAGACCGGACCCTTCGGCACGTTGCTGTATGCCGGCAAGGACTGGAAAGACCGCGAACTGGGGCGGCAGTCGATGGTCCTGATGGCCGAACAGGTTATGCCGAGGATCAATGCCGCCGCATCCGGCGATTCCAAAGCCGCCGAATAA
- a CDS encoding FAD binding domain-containing protein → MKAAAFAYVRATSVENALELLSVHGDTAKLLSGGQSLVPAMNLRLVAPELIIDIGELIELRGVAVKGGVLTIGALTRHADLLKSPEIAAHAPLLKDAVAHVAHPAIRNRGTIGGSLAHADPASELPACMLTLGATIIARGPGGERRIAANEFFVGIYETALAPQELLVAVELPVTPKNSTHFFHEFARRHGDYAIVGLAAQASIKDGRFADLRVGFFAVGDRPLLAKSAGKLVDVAITSAVLSEAASALDAELDPLDDQQATPAMRRHLAKVLLTRCVSLLLARPDLHAGASA, encoded by the coding sequence ATGAAAGCCGCGGCTTTCGCCTACGTTCGCGCAACTAGCGTCGAAAATGCGCTGGAATTGTTGAGCGTGCATGGCGATACTGCCAAGCTATTGTCGGGCGGCCAGAGCCTGGTGCCGGCCATGAATCTGCGCCTGGTCGCGCCGGAGCTCATTATCGATATTGGCGAGCTGATCGAGTTGCGCGGGGTCGCGGTCAAGGGAGGCGTCCTCACCATCGGTGCGCTGACACGTCACGCCGATCTTTTGAAATCCCCCGAAATTGCAGCCCATGCTCCGTTGCTGAAGGATGCGGTCGCCCATGTCGCCCATCCCGCGATCCGTAATCGCGGCACGATTGGGGGAAGCCTTGCGCACGCTGATCCGGCTTCGGAACTGCCGGCCTGCATGCTCACGCTTGGCGCTACCATCATTGCCCGCGGGCCGGGCGGGGAGCGGCGGATTGCGGCAAACGAGTTCTTCGTCGGAATCTACGAAACCGCGCTTGCGCCGCAGGAACTGCTGGTTGCCGTCGAGCTGCCGGTGACTCCAAAGAACTCGACGCATTTCTTTCATGAGTTCGCCCGTCGGCATGGCGATTACGCCATTGTTGGCCTCGCAGCGCAGGCCTCCATCAAGGATGGGCGCTTCGCCGATCTTCGCGTTGGCTTCTTTGCTGTCGGGGATCGTCCGTTGCTGGCCAAGTCTGCCGGCAAGCTGGTCGATGTCGCCATCACGTCTGCGGTGTTGTCTGAGGCAGCTTCTGCATTGGACGCTGAACTTGATCCGCTGGACGATCAACAGGCGACACCCGCCATGCGTCGGCATCTGGCGAAGGTTCTGTTGACGCGCTGCGTGTCTTTACTGCTTGCCCGGCCTGATCTCCATGCGGGAGCGTCAGCGTGA
- a CDS encoding (2Fe-2S)-binding protein: protein MATVAIVLSVNGELVEANVLPRLNLADFLREHLKLTGTHVGCEHGVCGACTVRVNGDIVRSCLMLAVQAHKAAVETIEGLSDSGEIADLQSAFRERNALQCGFCTPGMLIAAQDLLKQSSCPDREQIREHLSGNYCRCTGYQAIVDAIEATARSRAGRLS from the coding sequence ATGGCTACGGTTGCGATTGTGCTGAGTGTCAATGGCGAGCTCGTCGAAGCGAATGTACTGCCGCGCCTGAATCTGGCAGATTTTCTTCGCGAACATCTCAAGCTGACCGGCACGCATGTCGGGTGCGAACATGGCGTGTGCGGCGCATGCACGGTCCGCGTCAATGGCGACATCGTCCGCTCCTGCCTGATGCTCGCGGTGCAGGCGCACAAGGCAGCGGTCGAGACGATTGAGGGACTGTCCGATAGCGGCGAAATTGCCGATTTGCAGTCAGCATTCCGGGAGCGCAACGCACTGCAGTGCGGTTTTTGCACGCCGGGAATGCTGATCGCGGCGCAGGATCTGCTGAAGCAATCGTCGTGTCCGGATCGAGAGCAGATACGCGAACATCTTTCCGGCAACTATTGCCGCTGCACGGGATACCAGGCAATTGTCGATGCCATCGAAGCTACAGCGCGATCGCGCGCGGGACGCTTGTCATGA
- a CDS encoding xanthine dehydrogenase family protein molybdopterin-binding subunit — translation MKSAQANPETLSALDRPNSYIGKTVPRPNLDRLMQGRGLYVSDIELPRMAHVVFLRSPHAHARIIGIDASAAKQMPGVIAVVSGRELSTVITPWVGVLSHLRGLKSAPQSAIAVDRVCWQGEAVAAVVARSRAQAEDAAEHVLVEYEELHAVTDMRSALDPATPVIHASLGDNLAFERIHDAGAVDQAFAECDEVVEAEFVFGRHTGVTLEPRAVVADWNAAEARLTIYQGTQAPHMVQNIAALHLGLRESQVRVVCKDVGGSFGIKVHIYADEMATYALSKLLRRPVKFVADRVESFNTDIHARDHRCKGKIGVKRDGTIMAFEIDDLTGIGPYSMYPRTSAIEANQVVNLVGGPYVTGNYRARTRVVFQNKNVMCQYRAVGHPIACSVTEGLVDLAAMKIAMDPVEIRRRNLIADDAYPCASPSGLRFEQLSHHAALAKLVQMMDYDALRAEQAVLRMKNIHRGIGIASFIEVTNPSAAFYGVGGAKISSQDGVAVRLDAQGSVICQTSITEQGQGSESLTAQIVGSVLGVSMDRVRVILGDTDSTPYGGGTWASRGAGIGGEAALQAAKVLRKNILDVAAAVLQSTPSELDIVNNAIVNVVDGAPRIDLSELARIVYFRPDTLPPGIQPELMATRHFVPREYPFAFTNGVQASWLELDPDTGFVKLLKHWVVEDCGTIINPQLVDEQIRGGVVQGLGAALFEKCVYDERGQLTNANMADYLVPMSGEMPDIDAGHVVSPTLESELGAKGAGEAGTAGAAAAVTNAVNDALRPFGTIITEIPLTPQVILTALRRI, via the coding sequence ATGAAATCAGCACAAGCAAATCCGGAGACGCTATCTGCGCTCGACCGACCCAACTCCTATATCGGCAAGACAGTGCCGCGGCCGAATCTCGACCGGCTGATGCAGGGACGCGGGCTCTATGTCAGCGACATTGAGCTCCCCCGTATGGCGCATGTCGTGTTCCTGCGCTCGCCGCACGCGCACGCGAGGATCATTGGCATCGACGCTTCGGCGGCCAAGCAGATGCCGGGAGTGATCGCCGTCGTCTCGGGCAGGGAACTTTCAACCGTCATCACGCCGTGGGTCGGCGTGCTTTCGCATCTGAGGGGACTCAAATCCGCCCCGCAGAGTGCTATCGCTGTCGACCGAGTGTGCTGGCAGGGTGAAGCGGTCGCTGCCGTGGTGGCGCGCAGCCGCGCACAGGCCGAGGACGCCGCAGAGCATGTCTTAGTTGAATATGAAGAACTGCACGCCGTAACGGATATGCGTAGCGCGCTCGATCCGGCAACACCTGTGATCCACGCCTCGCTCGGCGACAATCTGGCTTTCGAGCGCATTCACGACGCGGGCGCGGTCGATCAGGCCTTTGCCGAGTGCGACGAGGTAGTCGAAGCAGAGTTCGTTTTCGGACGGCACACCGGCGTGACGCTGGAGCCGCGTGCGGTGGTGGCAGACTGGAACGCCGCGGAAGCTAGGCTGACCATCTATCAAGGCACGCAGGCACCGCATATGGTGCAGAATATCGCGGCGCTCCATCTTGGCTTAAGGGAATCGCAGGTCCGCGTCGTCTGCAAGGACGTCGGCGGCTCCTTCGGCATCAAGGTCCATATCTACGCCGACGAGATGGCGACTTACGCGCTGTCCAAGCTCCTGCGGCGTCCGGTTAAATTCGTCGCCGACCGGGTTGAGAGCTTCAACACCGATATTCATGCCCGCGACCATCGCTGCAAGGGAAAGATCGGCGTCAAGCGCGACGGCACCATCATGGCATTCGAGATCGACGATCTTACGGGCATCGGGCCTTATTCGATGTACCCGCGCACCAGCGCGATCGAGGCCAATCAGGTCGTCAATCTCGTCGGCGGGCCCTATGTGACCGGAAATTACCGTGCCCGTACCCGCGTCGTATTCCAGAACAAGAACGTGATGTGCCAGTACCGTGCCGTCGGCCATCCGATCGCCTGCTCAGTGACGGAGGGCCTGGTCGATCTGGCGGCCATGAAGATTGCCATGGATCCGGTTGAAATCCGTCGCCGCAATCTGATTGCCGACGACGCTTACCCCTGTGCTTCGCCGTCAGGTTTGCGCTTCGAGCAGTTGTCGCACCATGCGGCGCTCGCCAAGCTGGTCCAAATGATGGACTACGATGCGTTGCGCGCTGAGCAGGCCGTCCTGCGAATGAAGAACATCCATCGTGGCATCGGCATCGCGAGCTTCATCGAAGTTACCAATCCCAGTGCGGCGTTTTATGGTGTAGGCGGTGCGAAGATATCCTCCCAGGATGGTGTCGCGGTGCGGCTTGATGCGCAGGGGTCAGTGATCTGCCAGACAAGTATCACCGAGCAGGGACAGGGATCGGAATCGCTAACCGCGCAGATCGTTGGAAGCGTGCTCGGCGTCTCGATGGATCGCGTCCGCGTGATCCTGGGTGATACCGACAGCACGCCGTATGGCGGAGGCACCTGGGCCTCGCGCGGCGCTGGTATCGGTGGAGAGGCCGCGCTTCAAGCCGCCAAGGTACTGCGCAAGAACATCCTCGACGTAGCGGCTGCCGTCCTGCAATCGACGCCAAGCGAACTCGACATTGTCAACAACGCCATAGTGAATGTCGTCGATGGCGCGCCGCGGATCGATCTGAGCGAGCTCGCGCGAATTGTCTATTTCCGTCCCGACACGCTGCCGCCGGGCATTCAGCCCGAACTGATGGCGACCAGGCACTTTGTCCCGCGCGAATATCCTTTCGCCTTCACCAATGGCGTTCAGGCCTCGTGGCTGGAGCTTGATCCCGATACGGGATTTGTGAAGCTGCTGAAGCACTGGGTGGTTGAGGATTGCGGCACGATTATTAACCCTCAACTGGTCGATGAGCAGATCAGGGGCGGCGTGGTGCAGGGGCTTGGTGCCGCGCTGTTCGAGAAATGCGTGTATGACGAACGTGGCCAGCTCACCAACGCCAATATGGCCGACTATCTGGTTCCGATGTCCGGTGAAATGCCGGACATCGACGCCGGACACGTGGTTTCACCGACCTTGGAATCGGAACTGGGCGCGAAGGGAGCAGGAGAGGCCGGCACGGCAGGTGCGGCAGCCGCCGTTACCAATGCGGTCAATGACGCGCTCAGGCCGTTTGGGACGATCATCACGGAGATCCCCCTGACGCCTCAGGTGATCCTGACTGCCCTGCGACGTATCTAA